The Leptospira stimsonii genome includes the window TCGCAAATCATTTCTTCTTTAAATGAATCATCTTTGCGAATCGAAATCGAATCCTCGAAAAAGATGAGTGTAAAATTCCTTTCTACGATACGCTAAGTAAAAGCCGGAGCTCAATAAAAAAGCACTCATCACAAACGGCGGAAAACCGATTCCGGATTGAAGAATTAAAAGATAAGAAACGATGTTGACGACGATCGGAGCTAAGATCAAAAGACCGAGCGCCGTCCATCTCCCGGAGAAGATTAAAAATCCTCCCAAAATTTCCATAAGGCCGAGAATCTGCCAGAGATAACCAGTTTCCATTAAGGAACCGATAAACCGGGCCGCTTGCGGAAGCATCGGAGGCGAAGGTATAAATGGAATGAATTTGTTAATTCCAAACGCAAGGAACACTCCTCCGAGCGTGTACCGAAAGAAGAAGTCT containing:
- a CDS encoding DoxX family membrane protein, whose translation is MKILDFFFRYTLGGVFLAFGINKFIPFIPSPPMLPQAARFIGSLMETGYLWQILGLMEILGGFLIFSGRWTALGLLILAPIVVNIVSYLLILQSGIGFPPFVMSAFLLSSGFYLAYRRKEFYTHLFRGFDFDSQR